Proteins encoded together in one Macadamia integrifolia cultivar HAES 741 chromosome 8, SCU_Mint_v3, whole genome shotgun sequence window:
- the LOC122085653 gene encoding 60S ribosomal protein L24-like: MVLKTELCRFSGAKIYPGRGIRFVRSDSQVFLFANSKCKRYFHNRLKPSKLTWTAMYRKQHKKDIAAEQVKKRRRATKKPYSRSIVGATLEVIQKKRTEKAEVRDAAREAALREIKERIKKTKDEKKAKKAEVTKSQKGQTKGNLPRGTGPKGSKLGGGGKR; encoded by the exons atggttctcaa GACTGAGCTCTGCCGTTTCAGCGGTGCCAAGATATACCCTGGCAGGGGTATCAGATTTGTTCGTTCTGATTCGCAG GTTTTCCTCTTTGCTAATTCGAAGTGCAAGAGGTATTTCCACAATAGACTGAAGCCTTCAAAGCTCACGTGGACAGCCATGTATAGGAAGCAACATAAGAAG GACATCGCTGCCGAGCAAGTAAAGAAAAGGCGCCGTGCTACCAAGAAGCCTTATTCAAGGTCGATTGTTGGTGCCACCTTGGAGGTGATCCAGAAGAAAAGAACTGAGAAGGCAGAAGTCCGAGATGCTGCAAGGGAGGCTGCTCTTCG TGAAATTAAGGAGAGGATCAAGAAAACCAAGGATGAGAAGAAGGCGAAGAAAGCAGAGGTGACGAAATCACAAAAAGGACAGACCAAGGGCAATTTGCCCAGGGGTACTGGGCCAAAGGGTTCCAAACTTGGAGGTGGTGGAAAGCGCTGA